A portion of the Rhodococcus pseudokoreensis genome contains these proteins:
- a CDS encoding HNH endonuclease, whose product MKYTREVLEQAVAESTSYAGVMRYLGLRPAGGTHAHLSRQIKKFGIDTSHFTGSAHTKGKPARNRMTWQEILIRRPPGSARVQPHLLRRALIEAGVAYQCALCGLNAEWCGLPLTLHVDHIRGDPLDSRLHEVRFLCPNCHTQTATWAGRNRTYGTEESTG is encoded by the coding sequence GTGAAGTACACGCGGGAAGTCCTCGAACAGGCGGTCGCGGAGTCGACGAGCTACGCCGGCGTCATGCGCTACCTCGGACTTCGGCCTGCAGGTGGCACGCACGCGCACCTGAGTAGGCAGATCAAGAAGTTCGGGATCGATACATCTCACTTCACCGGCAGCGCTCACACAAAAGGAAAACCTGCACGTAATCGGATGACCTGGCAGGAAATTCTGATCCGCAGACCACCGGGTAGCGCGCGTGTACAACCACATCTGTTGCGCCGCGCGCTGATCGAAGCAGGTGTTGCGTACCAGTGCGCACTGTGTGGCCTGAATGCCGAATGGTGTGGGCTCCCGCTAACTCTCCACGTCGACCACATTCGCGGAGATCCCCTCGACTCACGTTTGCACGAAGTGCGCTTCCTGTGCCCCAACTGTCATACGCAGACCGCAACGTGGGCCGGGCGCAATCGCACGTATGGCACCGAGGAATCGACCGGCTGA
- a CDS encoding type I polyketide synthase produces the protein MTIDDTTPAGNGSNSKGSRRIGVDRDDTRSSSKGTLVDRLLGGEPYALAFGGQGAPWLSSLEELSRDNGLEPALTTLVNDAADYLAPVAQELLVVRPVGFDPIAWILEQELADEEDDAQASGPSAAALTSAAVSLPGVFLTQIAALRALAAQGLDPAVTAPVSVIGHSQGLLAAEAVASSGQKDGELLALAQLIGAAAGLVGRRRGVISAADSTPMLAVSNVDPERLRQIVEELAEGLEPERAAVLGIRNARRRVVLSGPPAQLARVQQRCEQIEADEARERDAKKRGGSIFAPVFEPLAVEIGFHHPALAETIDIVGQWAVRCGLDEEKARALTSACLVDPVDWVEAVDGTIEAGAAWILDLGPGDLLTRMTSASVRGQGVGIVAAATRGGHRNLLTPGATPEVPAAWTEFLPKPVSLPGGRIGVETAFTKLTGRSPILLAGMTPTTVDPKIVAAAANAGHWAELAGGGQVTEQIFADNVEKLTGLLEPGRAVQFNSMFLDPYLWKLHVGGKRLVPKARAAGAPFDGVVVTAGIPELEDAVSIIEDLVEGGFSYVAFKPGTVAQIRSVIRIANEVPSFPVIAHIEGGRAGGHHSWEDLDDLLLDTYAELRTRPNLVLCVGGGIGTPEQAADYLTGRWSVAHGFPAMPLDGILVGTAAMATLEATTSPEVKQLLVDTPGTPDWVGAGTAEGGMASGRSQLGADIHEIDNAASRTGRLLDEVAGDADAVAERRDEIIEALNITAKPFFGDVATMTYEQWLRRYLELAVGIDAAKAFDCGTDLQDAIIEASESPWLDITWRARFGEMLQRTESRLHPVDRGPIPTLFADEAILERPEAAICALQAQYPDYATTVLHPADVSFFVSLCKTPGKPVNFVPVVDGDVRRWWRSDSLWQAHDPRYTADQVCVIPGTVAVAGITRADEPVGELLDRFEKATYDELVTAGAEPQSLLARRHADIARGLLDTVLSAPDIQWASRLTLNPVRRLGDLDKWSVESDTRAVHETTGAELSVIEDRQVLLTVPLVAGKSVEITITVPASVADGGAPVVTEADAEKSMTALLAVAAGQELPAVKNGVARLNLAWTPDLIADHAGVTGSGLPTTLSVSGKAVPDVVVGACWPAVFAVLGAAKTEDSLSVIEGMLDLVHLDHGVDFVGELPSETSILVVKAEVASVLDTDLGRVVEVKVEVGAMLGEGLDAPAVVTLSERFAIRGRTGKGELSDPARAGGSLSDAAVDTPRRRRRDTKIVAPRNMGSFAQVSGDHNPIHTSDNAALLAGLGSPIVHGMWLSAAAQQVVTAVDPAETKTPPRRLTAWTARFLGMVRPGAEIDVRVDRIATDRGAEIVEVGCRIDGDLVMVATGRTAAPKTVYAFPGQGIQRPGMGLDARARSKAAREIWDRADKHTRKALGFSILAVVRDNPTVVKARGIEHKHPDGVLHLTQFTQVAMATLGVAQVAELRESGAFVEGALLAGHSVGEYNALAAVAGVLPLEAVLEVVFQRGSAMHALVPRDEAGRSDYRMAAIRPSQIGLADDDVEAFVAGVAEETGEFMQIVNLNLRGSQYAIAGTVAGLNALETQIDIRREAFGGKRAYIMVPGIDVPFHSTVLRGGVDDFRGRLEELLPQDIDPAILIGRYIPNLVPKPFSLEKEFVQEIADLVPSKPLDKVLKDFASWAKKPVELTRVVLTELLAWQFASPVRWIETQDLLFADESEGGLGVERFVEIGLGSVPTVANLASQTLKLPGRFGYPVEVLNIEREAAIVYSTDVDPAPVEDDEPAAPAAAAPAASAAPAAAPAPAAAPSGGPRPDDIAFKAADATKVLISLWTKLRPDQVGPVDTIEALCDGVSSRRNQLLVDLGSELSLGAIDGAADADMGSLAGTVDSLARTYKPFGPVLSDSINDHLRKVFGPSGRRPAAIADRVKKVWELGDGWAYHVTAEVALGTRDGSSIRGGDLGGLAGGGLADGAAVDAVIDSAVAAVASRRGISVSLPSSGGGAGGTVDAAALGEFTEHITGRDGVLASAARLVLEQLGFAGDTAAAAQQTDTELVDLVSAELGSDWPRLVAPAFDAKRAVLLDDRWASAREDLARLWIDAAGSESLEIEGFAGAGKSVAAQAAWWQARATDEGRTALAEKYGRIAEAAVVVTDETPEWADQVAVVTGASKGSIAASVAGKLLAGGATVFVTTSRLDDKRLGFYRDLYRRTARAGAALWVVPANMASYTDIDALIEWIGEAQYETAGGSKKLVKEAVTPTLLFPFAAPRVAGDLADAGARAEMEMRVLLWSVERLIGGLSKIGYDRDVDTHLHVVLPGSPNRGLFGGDGAYGEAKAALDAVVGRWKAERNWAERVTLVHALIGWVRGTGLMGGNDPLVEAVEGAGVRTWSTQEMATELLQWCEPEARRLASTEPLAADLTGGLAQANLDLPALAKQAQDAAAAAAEADEIADALDTIAALPAPPRVSASVTPAWSGVTAAPEDLVVIVGAGELGPFGSSRTRFEMEVDEELSAAGVLELAWNTGLVVWETTPSAGWYDAETGELVPEAEIADRYHDTVVENCGIRRYVDDGAMIENTAPLLTSVFLDKDLSFVVSTEAEALAFVEADPENTVAAPVPDSGDWQVTRRAGTEIRVPRKMKLTRSVGGQIPTGFDVTKWGIPADMADSVDRVGLWNIVATVDAFLTGGFTPSELLRWVHPSLVANTQGTGMGGMTSMRSLYIDTLLGENRPNDILQEALPNVIAAHVVQSYVGGYGAMVHPVAACATAAVSVEEGVDKIKLGKAQLVVAGGFDDLSAEGIIGFGDMSATAKTDDMRAKGIDDRRFSRANDRRRGGFVESQGGGTILLARGDLALEMGLPVLGVVAYAGSFADGVHTSIPAPGIGALGAGRGGADSQLAQSLGKLGVSADDISVISKHDTSTAANDPNEAELHERLAGALGRSEGAPLFVVSQKSLTGHAKGGAAAFQLIGLCQVLDQGIVPPNRSLDCVDEKMAEFEHLVWAREALRFGEQFPLKAGLLTSLGFGHVSGMVAVVHSQAFVEAVPADRREAYLEQARKRTVEGQRRLAKAMVGGGSLYERPADRRFGGDSVPAAASRQLEADVLLTEAARLGADDVYSSGLPGCK, from the coding sequence GTGACGATTGACGACACGACACCCGCAGGAAACGGAAGCAACTCGAAGGGTTCGCGGCGCATCGGCGTAGACCGGGACGACACTCGGTCGTCGAGCAAGGGCACCCTGGTGGATCGTCTGCTCGGAGGTGAGCCGTACGCGCTCGCCTTCGGTGGTCAGGGCGCACCCTGGCTGAGCTCGCTCGAGGAACTGAGCCGCGACAACGGACTCGAGCCGGCACTCACCACCCTCGTCAACGACGCGGCCGACTACCTCGCCCCCGTGGCGCAGGAGCTGCTCGTCGTGCGCCCGGTCGGATTCGACCCCATCGCATGGATCCTCGAGCAGGAACTCGCCGACGAAGAGGACGACGCCCAGGCGTCCGGACCTTCCGCGGCAGCGCTCACCTCGGCGGCGGTGTCCCTCCCCGGCGTCTTCCTCACCCAGATCGCGGCGCTGCGTGCGCTGGCAGCTCAGGGCCTCGATCCCGCGGTTACGGCTCCCGTGTCGGTGATCGGCCACTCCCAGGGACTCCTCGCCGCGGAGGCCGTCGCCTCCTCCGGTCAGAAGGACGGCGAACTCCTCGCCCTCGCTCAGCTCATCGGTGCGGCCGCCGGTCTGGTCGGCCGTCGTCGCGGAGTGATCTCCGCCGCCGACTCCACCCCGATGCTTGCTGTCTCCAACGTCGATCCGGAACGGCTCCGTCAGATCGTCGAGGAGCTCGCCGAAGGCCTCGAGCCCGAGCGCGCAGCCGTCCTCGGCATCCGCAACGCCCGTCGCCGCGTCGTCCTGTCCGGCCCGCCCGCCCAGCTGGCACGCGTCCAGCAGCGGTGCGAGCAGATCGAGGCCGACGAGGCCCGTGAGCGCGACGCCAAGAAGCGTGGCGGCTCCATCTTCGCGCCCGTCTTCGAGCCGCTCGCGGTCGAGATCGGGTTCCACCACCCCGCACTCGCGGAGACGATCGACATCGTCGGCCAGTGGGCCGTGCGCTGCGGTCTCGACGAGGAGAAGGCCCGCGCCCTCACGAGCGCCTGCCTCGTCGACCCCGTCGACTGGGTCGAGGCCGTCGACGGCACCATCGAAGCCGGTGCCGCATGGATCCTCGATCTCGGACCCGGTGACCTCCTCACCCGCATGACGTCGGCCAGTGTCCGCGGCCAGGGCGTCGGCATCGTCGCCGCCGCGACCCGTGGCGGTCACCGCAACCTGCTCACCCCGGGCGCGACCCCCGAGGTTCCCGCCGCCTGGACCGAGTTCCTCCCGAAGCCGGTGTCGCTGCCGGGCGGACGCATCGGCGTCGAGACCGCCTTCACGAAGCTGACCGGTCGCTCGCCGATCCTGCTCGCAGGCATGACCCCGACCACGGTCGACCCGAAGATCGTCGCCGCAGCCGCCAACGCAGGCCACTGGGCCGAGCTCGCCGGCGGTGGCCAGGTCACCGAGCAGATCTTCGCCGACAACGTCGAGAAGCTCACCGGGCTGCTCGAGCCGGGCCGCGCCGTGCAGTTCAACTCGATGTTCCTCGACCCCTACCTGTGGAAGCTCCACGTCGGTGGCAAGCGCCTCGTCCCGAAGGCCCGCGCCGCGGGTGCTCCGTTCGACGGTGTCGTCGTCACCGCAGGCATCCCCGAGCTCGAGGACGCCGTCTCGATCATCGAGGACCTCGTCGAGGGCGGATTCAGCTACGTCGCGTTCAAGCCGGGCACGGTCGCGCAGATCCGCTCCGTCATCCGCATCGCCAACGAGGTTCCCTCGTTCCCCGTCATCGCCCACATCGAGGGCGGCCGCGCCGGTGGCCACCACTCGTGGGAAGACCTGGACGACCTGCTCCTCGACACCTACGCCGAGCTGCGCACCCGGCCGAACCTGGTCCTGTGCGTCGGTGGCGGCATCGGCACGCCCGAACAGGCTGCCGACTACCTGACCGGTCGCTGGTCCGTCGCGCACGGCTTCCCGGCGATGCCGCTGGACGGCATCCTGGTCGGCACCGCCGCCATGGCCACCCTCGAGGCGACCACGTCTCCCGAGGTCAAGCAGCTCCTCGTCGACACCCCCGGTACCCCGGACTGGGTCGGTGCGGGCACCGCCGAAGGCGGCATGGCCTCCGGCCGTAGCCAGCTCGGCGCCGACATCCACGAGATCGACAACGCCGCGTCCCGCACCGGCCGCCTGCTCGACGAGGTCGCCGGCGACGCCGACGCCGTCGCCGAGCGTCGCGACGAGATCATCGAGGCCCTGAACATCACGGCCAAGCCGTTCTTCGGCGACGTCGCGACGATGACGTACGAGCAGTGGCTGCGCCGCTACCTCGAACTGGCCGTCGGCATCGACGCGGCGAAGGCATTCGACTGCGGCACCGACCTCCAGGACGCCATCATCGAGGCCTCCGAGAGCCCGTGGCTCGACATCACCTGGCGTGCGCGCTTCGGTGAGATGCTGCAGCGCACCGAGTCGCGTCTGCACCCGGTCGACCGCGGACCCATCCCCACCCTGTTCGCCGACGAGGCAATTCTCGAGCGGCCCGAGGCGGCAATCTGCGCCCTGCAGGCTCAGTACCCCGACTACGCGACCACGGTTCTGCACCCCGCGGACGTCTCGTTCTTCGTCTCGCTGTGCAAGACCCCCGGCAAGCCGGTCAACTTCGTTCCCGTCGTCGACGGTGACGTCCGCCGCTGGTGGCGTTCCGACTCGCTGTGGCAGGCGCACGATCCCCGCTACACCGCGGATCAGGTCTGCGTCATCCCCGGCACCGTCGCCGTCGCAGGCATCACGCGTGCCGACGAGCCGGTCGGCGAACTGCTGGACCGCTTCGAGAAGGCCACCTACGACGAGCTGGTCACCGCCGGTGCCGAGCCGCAGTCGCTGCTCGCTCGTCGTCACGCGGACATCGCCCGCGGCCTCCTCGACACCGTCCTGTCGGCTCCCGACATCCAGTGGGCCTCGCGCCTGACCCTGAACCCGGTTCGCCGGCTCGGTGACCTCGACAAGTGGTCGGTCGAGTCCGACACCCGCGCGGTCCACGAGACCACCGGTGCCGAGCTGTCCGTGATCGAGGACCGTCAGGTGCTCCTCACCGTCCCGCTGGTCGCAGGCAAGTCCGTCGAGATCACCATCACCGTCCCCGCGTCCGTCGCCGACGGTGGCGCCCCCGTGGTCACCGAGGCCGACGCCGAGAAGTCCATGACGGCTCTCCTCGCGGTCGCGGCAGGCCAGGAACTGCCCGCCGTCAAGAACGGTGTCGCACGGCTCAACCTGGCGTGGACGCCCGACCTGATCGCGGACCACGCCGGTGTCACCGGTTCGGGTCTGCCCACGACGCTCAGCGTGAGCGGCAAGGCCGTTCCGGACGTCGTCGTCGGCGCCTGCTGGCCGGCCGTGTTCGCCGTCCTCGGTGCCGCCAAGACCGAAGACTCGCTCTCCGTCATCGAGGGCATGCTCGACCTGGTCCACCTGGACCACGGCGTCGACTTCGTCGGCGAACTGCCGTCGGAGACCAGCATTCTCGTCGTCAAGGCCGAGGTCGCCTCGGTTCTCGACACCGACCTGGGCCGCGTCGTCGAGGTCAAGGTCGAGGTCGGCGCGATGCTCGGCGAGGGCCTGGACGCGCCTGCCGTCGTCACCCTGTCGGAGCGCTTCGCGATCCGCGGCCGCACCGGCAAGGGCGAACTGTCCGACCCGGCCCGCGCCGGTGGCTCGCTCAGTGACGCTGCCGTCGACACCCCGCGTCGTCGTCGCCGCGACACCAAGATCGTCGCTCCCCGCAACATGGGCTCCTTCGCCCAGGTGTCGGGCGACCACAACCCGATCCACACCTCCGACAACGCGGCACTGCTCGCCGGCCTCGGCAGCCCGATCGTGCACGGCATGTGGCTCTCCGCCGCCGCCCAGCAGGTCGTCACCGCCGTGGACCCGGCCGAGACCAAGACGCCGCCGCGTCGCCTGACCGCGTGGACCGCGCGCTTCCTCGGCATGGTCCGCCCCGGCGCCGAGATCGACGTCCGCGTCGACCGCATCGCCACGGACCGTGGTGCCGAGATCGTCGAGGTCGGCTGCCGCATCGACGGTGACCTCGTGATGGTCGCCACGGGTCGCACCGCCGCCCCGAAGACCGTCTACGCGTTCCCCGGACAGGGCATCCAGCGTCCGGGCATGGGCCTCGACGCCCGCGCCCGCTCCAAGGCCGCCCGCGAGATCTGGGACCGCGCCGACAAGCACACCCGCAAGGCCCTCGGCTTCTCGATCCTCGCCGTGGTCCGCGACAACCCGACGGTCGTCAAGGCGCGTGGCATCGAGCACAAGCACCCGGACGGTGTCCTGCACCTGACCCAGTTCACCCAGGTCGCGATGGCGACTCTCGGTGTGGCTCAGGTCGCCGAGCTCCGTGAGTCCGGCGCATTCGTCGAGGGTGCCCTGCTCGCAGGCCACTCGGTCGGTGAGTACAACGCTCTCGCCGCCGTCGCCGGTGTGCTGCCTCTGGAAGCCGTTCTCGAGGTGGTCTTCCAGCGTGGATCCGCGATGCACGCACTCGTTCCCCGCGACGAGGCCGGCCGCTCCGACTACCGGATGGCCGCCATCCGCCCGTCGCAGATCGGTCTGGCCGACGACGACGTCGAGGCGTTCGTCGCCGGTGTCGCCGAGGAGACCGGTGAGTTCATGCAGATCGTGAACCTGAACCTGCGTGGCTCGCAGTACGCCATCGCGGGCACGGTCGCCGGGCTCAACGCGCTGGAGACGCAGATCGACATCCGCCGTGAAGCCTTCGGTGGCAAGCGCGCGTACATCATGGTCCCGGGCATCGACGTCCCGTTCCACTCGACGGTGCTGCGTGGTGGCGTCGACGACTTCCGTGGACGTCTCGAGGAACTGCTGCCGCAGGACATCGACCCGGCCATCCTGATCGGGCGCTACATCCCGAACCTGGTCCCGAAGCCGTTCTCCCTGGAGAAGGAGTTCGTGCAGGAGATCGCCGACCTGGTGCCGTCGAAGCCGCTCGACAAGGTGCTGAAGGACTTCGCCTCCTGGGCGAAGAAGCCGGTTGAGCTCACCCGCGTGGTCCTCACCGAGCTCCTGGCCTGGCAGTTCGCCAGCCCGGTGCGCTGGATCGAGACGCAGGACCTGCTGTTCGCCGACGAGTCCGAGGGTGGACTGGGTGTCGAGCGGTTCGTCGAGATCGGTCTGGGCTCCGTCCCGACCGTCGCGAACCTCGCGTCGCAGACCCTCAAGCTGCCGGGCCGCTTCGGCTACCCGGTCGAGGTCCTCAACATCGAGCGTGAAGCAGCGATCGTGTACTCCACCGACGTCGATCCGGCGCCGGTCGAGGACGACGAGCCGGCAGCACCCGCAGCTGCTGCTCCCGCTGCATCGGCCGCACCCGCCGCGGCTCCGGCCCCGGCAGCAGCACCGTCCGGTGGACCGCGTCCCGACGACATCGCGTTCAAGGCCGCCGACGCCACCAAGGTTCTGATCAGCCTGTGGACGAAGCTCCGCCCCGACCAGGTCGGCCCCGTCGACACGATCGAGGCGCTGTGCGACGGCGTGTCCTCCCGGCGTAACCAGCTGCTCGTCGACCTCGGCTCCGAGCTCTCGCTCGGCGCGATCGACGGTGCCGCAGACGCCGACATGGGCTCGCTCGCCGGCACGGTCGACTCCCTGGCCCGCACGTACAAGCCGTTCGGCCCGGTGCTGTCCGACTCGATCAACGACCACCTCCGCAAGGTCTTCGGCCCCTCGGGTCGTCGTCCCGCGGCCATCGCGGACCGTGTGAAGAAGGTCTGGGAACTCGGCGACGGCTGGGCGTACCACGTCACCGCCGAGGTGGCGCTCGGAACCCGCGACGGTTCCAGCATCCGTGGTGGTGACCTCGGCGGCCTGGCCGGCGGCGGTCTCGCCGACGGTGCCGCAGTGGACGCCGTCATCGACAGCGCAGTGGCCGCAGTCGCCTCGCGCCGCGGAATCAGCGTCTCTCTCCCGTCCTCGGGCGGCGGAGCCGGTGGCACCGTCGACGCAGCGGCGCTGGGTGAGTTCACCGAGCACATCACGGGTCGCGACGGCGTGCTGGCCTCGGCCGCCCGCCTCGTGCTCGAGCAGCTCGGCTTCGCCGGTGACACGGCGGCTGCAGCGCAGCAGACCGACACCGAACTCGTCGACCTCGTGTCGGCGGAACTCGGTTCCGACTGGCCGCGACTGGTCGCTCCCGCGTTCGACGCCAAGCGGGCGGTGCTCCTCGACGACCGCTGGGCCAGCGCACGTGAGGATCTGGCTCGTCTGTGGATCGACGCGGCAGGCTCCGAGTCCCTCGAGATCGAAGGCTTCGCCGGTGCAGGCAAGTCCGTTGCGGCGCAGGCCGCATGGTGGCAGGCCCGCGCAACCGACGAGGGTCGCACGGCTCTGGCCGAGAAGTACGGACGCATCGCGGAGGCGGCAGTCGTCGTCACCGACGAGACCCCGGAATGGGCAGACCAGGTTGCCGTCGTCACCGGCGCCAGCAAGGGCTCCATCGCGGCCTCGGTCGCAGGGAAGCTCCTCGCAGGCGGCGCGACGGTCTTCGTGACCACCTCGCGTCTCGACGACAAGCGCCTCGGCTTCTACCGCGACCTGTACCGCCGCACTGCCCGCGCCGGTGCCGCCCTGTGGGTGGTCCCCGCGAACATGGCGTCCTACACGGACATCGACGCACTCATCGAGTGGATCGGTGAAGCCCAGTACGAGACGGCCGGTGGATCGAAGAAGCTGGTCAAGGAAGCGGTCACCCCGACGCTGCTGTTCCCGTTCGCCGCGCCCCGCGTGGCAGGCGACCTCGCCGACGCCGGCGCCCGCGCCGAAATGGAGATGCGTGTCCTCCTGTGGTCGGTGGAGCGCCTGATCGGCGGACTGTCGAAGATCGGTTACGACCGTGACGTCGACACCCACCTGCACGTCGTGCTGCCCGGTTCCCCGAACCGCGGTCTGTTCGGTGGCGACGGTGCGTACGGCGAGGCCAAGGCCGCGCTGGACGCAGTGGTCGGCCGCTGGAAGGCCGAGCGCAACTGGGCCGAGCGCGTCACCCTGGTGCACGCTCTCATCGGCTGGGTCCGCGGAACCGGCCTGATGGGTGGCAACGACCCGCTGGTCGAGGCTGTCGAAGGCGCCGGCGTCCGTACCTGGTCCACCCAGGAAATGGCCACCGAACTGCTGCAGTGGTGCGAGCCCGAGGCACGTCGCCTCGCCTCCACCGAGCCCCTCGCGGCCGATCTGACCGGTGGGCTCGCCCAGGCGAACCTGGATCTGCCCGCTCTGGCGAAGCAGGCTCAGGACGCTGCGGCTGCTGCAGCCGAGGCCGACGAGATCGCGGACGCTCTCGACACCATCGCGGCCCTGCCCGCCCCGCCGCGGGTCTCCGCGTCGGTGACTCCGGCCTGGTCCGGCGTCACTGCGGCTCCGGAGGACCTCGTCGTCATCGTCGGCGCCGGTGAGCTCGGACCGTTCGGTTCCTCGCGTACCCGCTTCGAGATGGAGGTCGACGAAGAGCTTTCGGCGGCAGGCGTTCTCGAACTCGCCTGGAACACCGGACTCGTCGTGTGGGAGACCACACCGTCCGCAGGCTGGTACGACGCCGAGACCGGGGAACTGGTTCCGGAGGCCGAGATCGCGGACCGGTACCACGACACGGTCGTCGAGAACTGCGGCATCCGTCGCTACGTCGACGACGGCGCCATGATCGAGAACACCGCACCGTTGCTGACGTCGGTCTTCCTCGACAAGGACCTGAGCTTCGTGGTCAGCACCGAAGCGGAGGCACTCGCCTTCGTCGAGGCCGACCCGGAGAACACGGTCGCCGCCCCGGTTCCGGACAGCGGTGACTGGCAGGTCACCCGCCGTGCGGGCACCGAGATCCGCGTCCCCCGCAAGATGAAGCTCACACGCAGCGTGGGTGGCCAGATCCCGACCGGCTTCGACGTCACCAAGTGGGGCATCCCCGCCGACATGGCCGACTCCGTCGACCGGGTGGGCCTGTGGAACATCGTCGCCACGGTGGACGCGTTCCTCACCGGTGGGTTCACGCCCAGCGAACTGCTGCGGTGGGTGCACCCCTCGCTGGTCGCCAACACCCAGGGCACCGGCATGGGCGGCATGACCTCCATGAGGTCGCTGTACATCGACACGCTGCTCGGCGAGAACCGGCCGAACGACATCCTGCAGGAAGCCCTGCCGAATGTGATTGCGGCGCACGTGGTCCAGTCCTACGTCGGCGGTTACGGCGCCATGGTCCACCCGGTTGCGGCGTGCGCCACGGCCGCGGTGTCCGTCGAGGAGGGCGTCGACAAGATCAAGCTCGGCAAGGCTCAGCTCGTGGTCGCCGGCGGGTTCGACGACCTCAGCGCGGAGGGCATCATCGGATTCGGTGACATGTCCGCCACGGCCAAGACCGACGACATGCGGGCCAAGGGCATCGACGACCGTCGATTCTCGCGGGCCAACGACCGTCGTCGCGGCGGGTTCGTCGAGTCGCAGGGTGGTGGCACCATCCTGCTGGCCCGCGGTGACCTGGCACTCGAGATGGGCCTGCCCGTCCTCGGTGTGGTCGCCTACGCCGGGTCGTTCGCGGACGGTGTCCACACGTCGATCCCGGCTCCCGGAATCGGTGCGCTCGGCGCGGGTCGTGGGGGAGCGGATTCGCAGCTCGCCCAGTCCCTCGGCAAGCTCGGTGTGAGTGCCGACGACATCTCGGTGATCTCCAAGCACGACACGTCCACCGCGGCCAACGATCCCAACGAGGCGGAGCTGCACGAGCGCCTCGCCGGGGCACTCGGACGCAGCGAAGGTGCACCGCTGTTCGTGGTCTCGCAGAAGAGCCTCACCGGACACGCCAAGGGCGGTGCCGCAGCCTTCCAACTGATCGGTCTCTGCCAGGTGCTGGACCAGGGCATCGTGCCGCCGAACCGCAGCCTCGACTGCGTCGACGAGAAGATGGCCGAGTTCGAACACCTCGTGTGGGCCCGGGAGGCGCTCCGCTTCGGCGAGCAGTTCCCGCTGAAGGCCGGTCTGCTGACCAGCCTCGGCTTCGGGCACGTGTCGGGCATGGTCGCGGTCGTCCACTCGCAGGCGTTCGTCGAGGCAGTCCCGGCCGACCGGCGTGAGGCGTACCTCGAGCAGGCACGCAAGCGCACCGTCGAGGGTCAGCGTCGTCTGGCGAAGGCCATGGTCGGCGGCGGCAGCCTGTACGAGCGTCCGGCGGATCGTCGCTTCGGCGGCGACAGCGTCCCGGCCGCCGCGTCCCGTCAGCTCGAGGCGGACGTCCTGCTCACCGAGGCCGCGCGCCTCGGGGCGGACGACGTGTACAGCTCGGGCCTGCCCGGCTGCAAGTAG
- a CDS encoding holo-ACP synthase: MGVLGIGFDLVTVSEFAEQLDRPGTAMLDNFTPGERRDAVTRSSDPARHFAARWAAKEAVIKAWSTSLFASPPVLPEMIHHLIEVVTDAWGRPSIRLRGDVAKHLTDVKIHISLTHDGDMAGAFAVIESV, from the coding sequence ATGGGAGTTCTGGGGATCGGCTTCGATCTCGTGACGGTGTCGGAGTTCGCCGAGCAGCTGGACCGGCCAGGAACGGCCATGCTCGACAACTTCACACCGGGCGAGCGTCGGGACGCCGTGACCCGGAGCTCCGATCCGGCTAGACATTTCGCCGCCCGGTGGGCTGCGAAGGAGGCAGTGATCAAGGCCTGGTCCACGTCTCTCTTCGCCAGCCCGCCGGTGCTGCCCGAGATGATCCACCACCTGATCGAGGTGGTGACGGATGCGTGGGGGCGACCGAGTATCCGCTTACGCGGGGACGTCGCCAAGCATCTGACCGACGTGAAGATCCACATCTCGCTCACCCACGACGGAGACATGGCAGGCGCGTTCGCCGTCATCGAATCCGTGTAG
- a CDS encoding TetR family transcriptional regulator, which translates to MESSVSKQAPRRVDPALELQSDPQELLPRRRPTQERSRRKFDALLTASRELLVDVGFESFTCEEVAARADVPIGTLYQFFANKYVIVCELNRQDLVGVQHEIAQFNGEVPSLDWLRFLNSFVDHMAGLWTSDPSRREVWLAMQSTPSTRATGAIHEKAFAEQVSRMLAPLTPDTSRERRTMMAEVLVHVVYSMLNFSVQDNQSHADAVAELKRLMVAYLLVAEKESRTT; encoded by the coding sequence GTGGAGTCTTCAGTCAGCAAGCAAGCGCCGCGCCGTGTGGATCCGGCGTTGGAGCTGCAGTCGGACCCGCAGGAGCTCCTGCCGCGCAGACGTCCGACCCAGGAACGTAGCCGCCGCAAGTTCGACGCACTGCTCACGGCATCGCGGGAGTTGCTGGTGGACGTGGGATTCGAATCGTTCACCTGCGAGGAGGTCGCCGCCCGTGCGGACGTCCCGATCGGCACGCTCTACCAGTTCTTCGCGAACAAGTACGTGATCGTCTGCGAGCTCAACCGGCAGGACCTCGTCGGCGTGCAGCACGAGATCGCCCAGTTCAACGGCGAGGTCCCGTCCCTCGACTGGCTGCGGTTCCTCAATTCGTTCGTCGACCACATGGCGGGCCTGTGGACGTCGGATCCGTCGAGGCGCGAGGTGTGGCTGGCGATGCAGTCGACGCCCTCGACGCGCGCCACCGGCGCCATCCACGAGAAGGCGTTCGCGGAGCAGGTCTCGCGGATGCTGGCACCGCTCACCCCGGATACGTCGCGGGAGCGGCGCACGATGATGGCCGAGGTACTCGTCCACGTCGTGTATTCGATGCTCAACTTCTCGGTGCAGGACAATCAGAGCCACGCGGACGCCGTCGCCGAGCTGAAACGGCTGATGGTGGCGTACCTGCTGGTCGCCGAAAAGGAATCGCGCACCACGTAG